The Tamandua tetradactyla isolate mTamTet1 chromosome 5, mTamTet1.pri, whole genome shotgun sequence genome window below encodes:
- the LOC143683795 gene encoding zinc finger protein 280B-like — protein MEHPCMLCEEEQDLEPQKSIKESKQVDGEDAELIFVGVEHVNEDAELIFVGVTSNSKPVVSNILNRVTPGSHSRRKKSAHLRQDTAQTLQSVSHMPPTSRGVALLPVSQSESRSTDSPIIIEPLSEADYKSNSPQVVPKSSSELCSPLITFSSSLQHPGRAALSVGGMNESPCVPKRLSYSEVNTVDPKRPKLSAGRSLALSPLGMSRTKNDQQNIPSKDGHALLNHVQNGTLFPIAFPKDNFKPINPVREKGSLSKSDFSSIANQKTADSKKGNMVVLLHDFYYGQHKGDGQPEQKTDTNFKCLSCLKVLKNVKFMNHMKHHLELEKQRGDSWEGHTTCQHCYRQFPTPFQLQCHVESVHIPQEPSPVCKICELSFETDQLLLQHMKDNHKPGEMPYVCQVCNYRSSAFADVEAHFRTCHENTKNLLCPFCLKIFKTASPYMCHYRGHWEKNVHQCSKCRLQFLTFKEKMEHKTQYHQMFKKPKQLEGLPPETKVDIHVSLEPLPPGSVEIASITVSTSDSQPSPLPSKSRVSKTSH, from the coding sequence ATGGAGCATCCATGTATGTTATGTGAGGAAGAACAAGATCTGGAACCGCAAAAGAGCATAAAGGAGAGCAAACAAGTGGATGGCGAAGATGCTGAGCTAATCTTTGTTGGAGTGGAACATGTAAATGAAGATGCTGAGCTGATTTTTGTTGGGGTGACTTCAAATTCAAAACCAGTTGTTTCAAACATTTTGAACAGAGTCACCCCGGGTTCTCATTCAAGGAGAAAGAAGTCTGCTCACCTCCGACAAGATACTGCTCAGACATTGCAGTCAGTGAGTCACATGCCTCCTACCTCTAGAGGAGTGGCCCTCTTGCCAGTTTCTCAGTCTGAATCAAGATCAACAGATAGTCCTATTATTATTGAACCTTTGTCCGAAGCGGATTATAAAAGTAATTCACCACAAGTTGTGCCTAAAAGCTCTTCAGAACTATGTTCTCCTTTGATTACATTCAGCAGTTCGTTGCAGCATCCAGGAAGAGCAGCACTTTCTGTGGGAGGTATGAATGAAAGTCCTTGTGTACCAAAGCGACTTTCCTATTCTGAAGTGAATACGGTAGATCCCAAAAGGCCTAAACTCAGTGCTGGACGTTCTTTAGCTTTATCCCCCTTGGGTATGTCTCGTACAAAAAATGATCAACAAAATATACCCTCCAAAGATGGCCATGCCTTGTTAAACCACGTTCAGAATGGAACACTTTTTCCAATAGCTTTTCCAAAGGACAACTTCAAGCCTATAAATCCAGTCAGGGAAAAAGGGAGTCTTTCAAAATCAGATTTTTCAAGCATAGCAAATCAAAAGACTGCTGATTCCAAGAAAGGAAATATGGTTGTGTTACTTCACGACTTTTACTATGGACAGCATAAAGGAGACGGGCAGCCAGAACAGAAGACCGACACAAACTTTAAATGCCTCAGCTGCTTGAAAGTTCTAAAAAATGTTAAGTTTATGAACCACATGAAGCACCATTTGGAGCTTGAGAAGCAGAGGGGTGACAGCTGGGAAGGGCACACCACCTGCCAGCACTGCTACCGGCAGTTTCCCACTCCCTTCCAGCTGCAGTGTCACGTTGAAAGTGTGCACATCCCCCAGGAGCCCTCCCCTGTTTGTAAAATCTGTGAACTGTCGTTTGAAACAGACCAGCTTCTCTTACAACATATGAAGGACAATCACAAACCTGGCGAGATGCCTTACGTGTGTCAGGTTTGCAATTACAGGTCATCAGCCTTTGCTGATGTGGAAGCACATTTTAGAACATGCCATGAAAACACTAAAAATTTGCTGTGCccattttgtctgaaaatttttaaaactgccTCACCATACATGTGCCATTATAGAGGGCACTGGGAAAAGAATGTTCACCAGTGTTCCAAATGCCGGCTACAGTTTTTAACTTTCAAGGAAAAAATGGAGCACAAGACCCAGTATCATCAAATGTTTAAGAAGCCTAAGCAACTGGAAGGATTGCCTCCTGAAACAAAAGTTGATATTCATGTGTCCCTGGAACCTCTTCCACCAGGATCGGTGGAAATAGCGTCCATTACCGTGAGCACATCTGATTCTCAGCCATCACCCCTCCCATCTAAAAGTAGAGTTTCAAAAACCTCTCATTAA